In the Candidatus Nanopelagicales bacterium genome, one interval contains:
- a CDS encoding transposase family protein, which translates to MDDGTTILFGLPGVAVRDVERVDGGRLVHVVTDDTGASACPVCGVFSDTVRQYRTTRPKDLGYGEEPLAVRWHKTQYACREQSCPRKAFTECVREIPAGARATGRLRRAAADAVAAGASVAAAVREHGLSWPIVHAAFVAKADAQLVEPRQVRVLGIDETRRGRPRWSKDPISGKWLKLDTFETNFFDLDGDGGLLG; encoded by the coding sequence ATGGATGACGGTACGACGATTCTGTTTGGCCTGCCAGGGGTCGCGGTGCGCGATGTTGAGCGTGTCGATGGTGGGCGGTTGGTGCATGTGGTCACCGATGACACCGGCGCCTCGGCTTGTCCGGTGTGCGGGGTGTTCTCGGACACGGTCCGCCAGTATCGGACAACCAGGCCGAAGGATCTTGGGTATGGGGAAGAGCCGCTGGCAGTTCGCTGGCACAAGACCCAGTACGCGTGTCGGGAACAGTCGTGTCCGCGCAAGGCGTTCACTGAATGCGTCCGAGAGATCCCGGCCGGGGCCCGAGCCACTGGCCGGTTGCGCCGCGCGGCCGCGGACGCGGTCGCCGCGGGTGCTTCGGTCGCGGCCGCGGTGCGTGAACACGGGTTGAGCTGGCCGATCGTGCATGCGGCGTTCGTGGCCAAAGCGGACGCGCAACTGGTTGAGCCCCGGCAGGTTCGGGTGCTCGGTATCGATGAGACACGCCGCGGGCGGCCGCGCTGGAGTAAAGATCCAATCAGCGGGAAGTGGCTGAAACTGGACACGTTCGAGACGAACTTCTTCGATCTCGACGGTGATGGTGGCCTGCTCGGTCA